A stretch of Aureispira sp. CCB-E DNA encodes these proteins:
- a CDS encoding enoyl-CoA hydratase-related protein, translated as MKYTNLLTEYKDGILVVTINRPKALNALNKQTLSDLRELFEKDALDLKELRGVVLTGSGEKAFVAGADITEFSGLDAQGGLHMAQNGHDIFATIEQFHVPVIAAVGGYALGGGCELAMACHIRVASEKAVFGQPEVNLGLIPGYGGTQRLVQYIGKGRALELLMTADMIDAQKALDWGLANHVVPHGEEVPKAIAILQKIAKKAPIAIAKTIAAVNAYFDKEKDGFNQEVLLFAQTVKTEDFKEGAAAFVEKRKANFQGK; from the coding sequence ATGAAGTATACAAATCTTTTAACAGAATATAAAGATGGTATTTTGGTCGTCACCATCAATCGACCTAAAGCACTAAATGCACTCAACAAGCAGACATTAAGTGATTTGCGTGAATTATTTGAGAAAGATGCATTAGACTTAAAAGAGTTAAGAGGAGTTGTTTTAACAGGATCAGGTGAAAAGGCCTTTGTTGCAGGTGCTGATATTACAGAATTCAGTGGTTTGGATGCTCAAGGTGGTTTGCATATGGCTCAAAATGGTCATGACATCTTTGCGACAATTGAACAGTTTCATGTTCCTGTCATTGCTGCTGTAGGAGGTTATGCATTAGGCGGAGGGTGTGAGTTAGCAATGGCTTGTCACATTCGCGTTGCCAGCGAAAAAGCGGTTTTTGGTCAACCAGAAGTTAACCTAGGTTTGATTCCTGGATATGGTGGCACACAACGCTTAGTACAGTATATTGGCAAAGGAAGAGCTTTAGAGTTGTTGATGACTGCCGATATGATTGATGCTCAAAAAGCACTAGACTGGGGACTAGCAAATCACGTTGTTCCTCATGGCGAAGAGGTACCTAAAGCAATAGCAATACTACAGAAAATTGCTAAAAAAGCTCCTATTGCTATCGCAAAAACGATTGCCGCTGTCAATGCTTATTTTGACAAAGAGAAAGATGGTTTTAATCAAGAAGTATTACTTTTTGCTCAAACGGTAAAAACAGAAGACTTTAAAGAAGGTGCCGCTGCTTTTGTGGAGAAACGCAAAGCGAACTTTCAAGGCAAATAG
- a CDS encoding Omp28-related outer membrane protein — MPKMYHYIIATIVLSALLSIGCEENPPQITPCQTDRVVLVEEFTGVHCSGCPKGHQKIKELQAQYPNKIIPIALHAGYLARPHNGWDFRIAEGVEIHSWSKPLGEPSINVNRQYFADKGVYGIIYPNTWAGPIAEEMCLPPDASIELTPTFDVGTRALSVTVDVAPVNAVKMKENVAISVVITENNVIAPQLTDSGWENSYTHNHMARAFLTDTWGTKIQEKGAVLVPYRETYTYTLPTGWDENNCHIVAFVHYQGDERYILQATEEALIP; from the coding sequence ATGCCTAAAATGTATCATTATATTATTGCTACGATTGTCTTGTCTGCTCTATTGAGTATAGGTTGCGAAGAGAATCCACCTCAAATTACACCTTGTCAAACCGACAGAGTTGTATTGGTAGAGGAATTTACAGGTGTGCATTGTTCGGGTTGTCCGAAAGGGCATCAGAAAATCAAAGAATTGCAAGCTCAATATCCTAATAAAATTATTCCTATTGCGCTTCATGCAGGGTATTTGGCTAGACCTCATAATGGATGGGATTTTAGGATTGCAGAGGGTGTTGAAATTCACAGTTGGTCAAAACCTTTAGGAGAGCCAAGTATTAATGTTAATCGACAATATTTTGCAGATAAGGGGGTTTATGGGATTATATATCCTAATACATGGGCAGGACCAATAGCAGAAGAAATGTGTTTGCCTCCTGATGCTTCTATTGAGTTAACACCAACATTCGATGTAGGAACAAGAGCGTTAAGTGTTACAGTGGATGTTGCCCCTGTCAATGCTGTAAAGATGAAAGAAAATGTCGCTATTAGTGTGGTCATTACAGAGAACAATGTCATTGCACCTCAATTGACAGATTCTGGTTGGGAGAATAGTTACACCCATAATCACATGGCAAGGGCTTTTTTGACCGATACTTGGGGGACAAAAATTCAAGAGAAAGGGGCTGTTCTTGTGCCTTATCGAGAAACATACACGTACACTTTGCCAACAGGGTGGGATGAAAACAATTGTCATATCGTAGCTTTTGTCCACTATCAAGGCGACGAACGATATATTTTGCAAGCTACTGAAGAAGCTTTAATTCCATAA
- a CDS encoding Omp28-related outer membrane protein translates to MNKITGLLTLAVGGLMTLSCEEIPPQITPCQTNRVVLVEEFTGIDCVNCPTGAEKLEVLSKQNPGKIIVVGIHAGYFATDHNGFDLRCSDGVNLESLYLGPVSGYPAASINRKVFEGESDVVTDLSEWAGYIGSEICERPIAELSLTNTFDAATRKASITVDMTPSTFFVDAIDENLAITVMITESNIVGYQKTPAGSDPAYVHKHVLRDVLSDDYTGDVVITKGNVLSAQQKVISDYPIPADWNIDNCYAVAFIHYKGDNNKTILQAVEAHIK, encoded by the coding sequence ATGAATAAAATAACAGGATTATTAACCTTAGCTGTTGGCGGATTAATGACGCTTAGTTGTGAAGAAATTCCGCCTCAGATTACACCTTGTCAAACCAATAGAGTTGTATTGGTGGAAGAGTTCACAGGTATTGATTGTGTGAACTGTCCAACAGGTGCAGAAAAATTAGAGGTTTTGTCAAAGCAGAACCCAGGAAAAATCATTGTTGTTGGGATTCATGCAGGTTATTTTGCGACTGATCACAATGGGTTTGATTTGAGATGTTCAGATGGGGTCAATCTAGAGTCGCTGTATTTAGGTCCCGTATCGGGTTACCCTGCTGCCAGCATTAATCGTAAAGTATTTGAGGGGGAAAGTGATGTCGTAACCGACTTGTCAGAATGGGCTGGTTATATTGGTTCTGAGATTTGCGAACGACCAATTGCAGAGTTATCTTTAACCAACACATTCGATGCGGCGACAAGAAAAGCGTCTATTACTGTTGACATGACTCCAAGCACCTTTTTTGTAGATGCTATTGATGAAAATCTGGCAATAACAGTAATGATCACAGAAAGTAATATTGTTGGTTATCAGAAAACACCAGCTGGCTCAGACCCTGCTTATGTACACAAACACGTGTTGAGAGATGTTCTTTCTGATGATTATACAGGAGATGTTGTTATAACAAAAGGAAATGTATTATCAGCACAACAAAAAGTGATTTCAGATTATCCGATTCCTGCCGATTGGAATATTGATAATTGCTATGCGGTTGCTTTTATTCATTACAAAGGAGATAATAACAAAACAATATTACAAGCTGTTGAAGCTCATATAAAATAA
- a CDS encoding cation diffusion facilitator family transporter: MGHHHHDHHHHELKLSEVNRALVFGIVLNIIFVILEAITGFWFDSLALLSDAGHNFSDVIALVMALAAFKVLSIQPTKEYTYGYRKTTIWAALINALLLLVAVVMILWKSVDRWLNPVEVDGLTTALIAAVGIIINGLTAWLFVKDKDKDLNIKGAYLHMLADTLVSVGVVFSGLMIWQTGWYWVDTLASWVIVIMILLSTWSLLKDSIRLSLDGVPKEIDSSKLSEQILNIKGVISMHHTHIWALSTAENAMTAHLVIDKACSFDDAVTIKKDIRHLLQHENIQHVTLELEKEGEQCLEKDCKIISEQEIHHHH, from the coding sequence ATGGGACATCACCACCATGACCACCACCATCACGAACTAAAATTGTCTGAGGTAAATCGGGCTTTGGTTTTTGGGATTGTACTAAATATTATTTTTGTAATCTTAGAAGCAATAACAGGCTTTTGGTTTGATTCTTTGGCTTTATTGTCTGATGCAGGACACAATTTTAGTGATGTTATTGCTTTGGTAATGGCATTAGCTGCTTTTAAGGTATTATCTATACAACCTACCAAAGAATATACTTATGGTTATCGGAAGACAACAATATGGGCAGCATTAATCAATGCTTTGTTGCTTTTAGTTGCTGTAGTTATGATTTTGTGGAAAAGCGTAGACCGGTGGTTAAATCCTGTAGAAGTTGATGGTTTAACAACCGCACTTATTGCAGCTGTAGGAATTATCATTAATGGACTTACAGCGTGGCTTTTTGTAAAAGACAAAGACAAAGATTTGAATATAAAGGGAGCTTACCTGCATATGTTGGCAGATACGCTGGTTTCTGTGGGCGTCGTTTTTAGCGGTCTTATGATTTGGCAAACGGGATGGTATTGGGTGGATACTCTTGCCAGTTGGGTAATCGTTATTATGATACTATTATCTACTTGGAGTTTACTGAAAGATAGTATTCGATTGAGCTTAGATGGTGTTCCAAAAGAAATTGATAGCTCAAAATTGAGTGAGCAAATATTGAATATAAAAGGTGTGATTTCAATGCATCATACACATATTTGGGCTTTGAGTACAGCAGAAAATGCTATGACAGCTCATTTGGTGATTGATAAAGCTTGCTCATTTGATGATGCTGTAACGATAAAAAAGGATATTCGACACTTATTGCAACATGAAAATATTCAACATGTAACCTTAGAGTTGGAAAAAGAAGGGGAACAGTGCTTGGAAAAGGATTGTAAAATTATTAGCGAGCAAGAAATACATCATCATCACTAG
- a CDS encoding DUF998 domain-containing protein produces the protein MKKIAPIAGLATCIILYTVIIIAAIPYIGQQGESYSVFNHFISELGSTKFSAQHFIYNNGIILSSIGFGLFTLGLAQYADTKTSRIAVRFGVLSSILCIGVGLVPEDNRVPHLVLALSFFSFMALSTAIFSWSIWKEQANPFPKHTAIHGFSIPLAFVLFMSMPKGLMAIKREAGPLFDRPEIWWLPFLEWIIFVALTSWILVISFNMFLLQRVEHTAELLEVEHLSNSNISIPSTNK, from the coding sequence ATGAAAAAAATTGCACCTATAGCAGGTCTAGCAACTTGCATTATTCTATATACCGTTATTATTATTGCAGCAATACCCTATATAGGACAGCAGGGAGAAAGCTATTCTGTTTTTAACCACTTTATATCCGAATTAGGAAGTACAAAATTTTCTGCTCAGCATTTTATTTATAACAATGGAATCATTCTATCTTCTATAGGTTTTGGGTTGTTCACTTTGGGACTAGCGCAGTATGCAGATACCAAAACAAGTCGGATAGCGGTTCGGTTTGGTGTTTTGTCTTCTATATTGTGTATTGGAGTAGGTTTGGTGCCAGAAGATAATCGGGTGCCGCACTTAGTTTTAGCCTTGAGTTTTTTCTCGTTTATGGCATTGTCAACGGCTATATTTTCTTGGAGTATATGGAAAGAGCAAGCGAATCCATTTCCTAAACATACGGCCATTCATGGCTTTTCGATTCCATTAGCATTTGTCTTATTTATGAGTATGCCGAAGGGGTTGATGGCTATTAAACGAGAAGCAGGTCCCTTGTTTGATCGTCCCGAAATTTGGTGGTTGCCTTTTTTAGAATGGATTATTTTTGTTGCCTTGACGTCTTGGATTCTTGTCATTTCCTTTAATATGTTTTTGTTACAACGAGTAGAGCATACTGCCGAGTTGCTAGAAGTAGAGCATCTGTCCAATTCTAATATATCCATTCCCTCAACGAATAAATAA
- a CDS encoding 5' nucleotidase, NT5C type gives MKKRVYIDMDNTLCDFETKSNQMKESSKGKLFYPQSQYGFFTSLEPLPGAIEAYRTLEKYFEVYILTAPSYLNPLCYTEKRVWVEQHLGLETTKNLIICKRKGLLKGDYLIDDYLYPEFEGEQIQIGIAPFETWKEVLDYMLKLV, from the coding sequence ATGAAAAAGCGGGTTTACATTGATATGGACAATACACTTTGTGATTTTGAAACCAAATCAAATCAAATGAAGGAAAGCAGTAAAGGTAAGTTATTTTATCCTCAGTCTCAATATGGTTTTTTTACAAGTTTAGAGCCTTTGCCAGGTGCCATTGAAGCGTATCGAACACTAGAAAAATATTTTGAAGTATATATTCTTACAGCTCCTTCTTACCTCAATCCTTTATGTTATACGGAAAAAAGAGTCTGGGTAGAACAACATCTGGGGCTAGAGACAACAAAGAATTTAATTATTTGCAAGCGTAAAGGATTGCTTAAGGGAGATTATTTGATTGACGATTATCTTTATCCCGAATTTGAGGGAGAACAGATACAGATAGGAATTGCTCCTTTTGAAACGTGGAAAGAAGTGTTAGACTATATGCTAAAATTAGTTTAG
- a CDS encoding DUF819 family protein — protein sequence MQAILLTLLTLFFIFAPYYLQKIGHKIQLNTILSDVVICFLIGVIMGNTQQWWLPQEAYQKAAFSVAEIATAASVLLAIPMLLMTSDIRSSIRHAPQFLLSFGLCIIAVLLATLLSVYLYPDLPHLGQTAGCMVGVYIGGTPNMVAISYALNAPNELFVILNSTDVFCSGLFFLFLTSVAKHFYSLFLPAFVPSSASIKSTTSHKLSPETPLDIALLQQNQVLDETKSFKDAFKKQSLTPIIKAVGLAILCIGFSVLVALLIPGADGNLNEMLLMIVLSTTSIFFSFSSRIQSLQGVYEFAQYLLLIFAIAVGFMANFSALAAAAPTYLTFNAILVLSLLLFHLFFAILFKIDTDTFIITSTACIFGPPFIGQVCSAIKNKEMLAPGMALGVLGLIIGTYLGILVASVIGYT from the coding sequence ATGCAAGCAATCTTATTAACGCTACTCACCCTTTTTTTTATCTTTGCCCCTTACTACCTTCAAAAAATTGGTCATAAAATTCAATTAAATACAATTTTGAGTGATGTTGTTATTTGCTTTTTAATAGGCGTCATTATGGGGAATACCCAGCAATGGTGGCTCCCACAAGAGGCGTATCAAAAAGCAGCATTTTCGGTTGCAGAAATTGCTACAGCTGCTTCTGTTTTATTAGCTATTCCGATGCTGCTCATGACAAGTGACATTCGAAGCTCTATTCGACATGCACCTCAGTTTTTGCTTTCTTTTGGGCTTTGTATTATTGCCGTTTTATTGGCAACATTACTCTCTGTTTATTTGTATCCAGACTTGCCCCATTTGGGACAAACAGCGGGCTGTATGGTTGGGGTATACATCGGAGGGACTCCCAATATGGTCGCCATTAGTTATGCGCTGAATGCTCCTAATGAATTATTTGTTATTTTGAATTCAACCGATGTTTTTTGCTCTGGACTCTTTTTTTTATTCCTAACCTCTGTTGCCAAGCATTTTTATAGTCTATTTCTACCAGCTTTTGTTCCATCTTCTGCAAGCATTAAATCCACAACTTCCCACAAACTATCTCCCGAAACACCTTTAGACATTGCACTTCTACAACAAAACCAAGTACTAGATGAAACTAAGTCCTTCAAAGATGCGTTCAAAAAACAATCGCTGACTCCAATTATAAAAGCAGTTGGTTTAGCAATACTTTGTATCGGTTTTTCCGTGCTTGTTGCTCTTTTAATTCCTGGTGCAGATGGAAATTTAAATGAAATGCTCTTGATGATTGTTTTGTCAACAACGAGTATTTTCTTTTCTTTTTCTTCTAGAATACAATCCTTGCAGGGAGTTTATGAGTTTGCACAATATTTGTTGCTTATTTTTGCCATAGCAGTAGGCTTTATGGCTAATTTCTCGGCATTGGCAGCAGCAGCACCAACCTATTTAACATTTAATGCCATTTTGGTGTTGAGTTTATTGCTTTTTCATTTGTTTTTTGCAATTTTATTTAAAATTGATACAGACACCTTTATCATCACCTCTACGGCTTGTATATTCGGTCCTCCTTTTATTGGTCAAGTATGCAGCGCTATCAAAAACAAGGAAATGTTGGCGCCAGGAATGGCACTAGGTGTTCTGGGACTAATTATTGGTACTTATTTAGGTATTTTGGTGGCTAGTGTGATTGGTTATACTTAA
- a CDS encoding type IV pili methyl-accepting chemotaxis transducer N-terminal domain-containing protein, with protein MSLRIFILLLSLCFGGKLMALEELTIREAINKAARQQTLTQRIAKVYLALNNNLYEPKFYQERDAAIELFQSQLDELKWYTPTDKIKASLKHVQTLWKDYKAVADWSINKEGATELLRLCDEILYASNLLFISYEEYAQELSKDAFNNTETLDIIKLIQATGTQRMLTQRIMLFYLAAKQNIDPSTAKRKLDKAVEEYKSTQEKLETAEFHSQEIRTELQKIQENWKALNGLLGNLDNDVDEVNQMMSLADDISQKADKISILYEALGIKLTISKAINLASYQNMLTQRIAKSYVAIAYGYAPAKYKREILTSIDLFEEHMLSMTRSSGATEDFKATVGVVKTMWKNYRKLVTSWEKIDEISVVKVLEKGHVMMATCDRVAQEIEVLAKTIPDYKAFFVKENGTPTNKQENIAHQMHLAGLQRVYSQRVAIYYIMNALEIDAHLSSQRMKNTINDYNKNMQDMLASPVNSSQINAELKEAKTAWAAIEKHCATPNQDSIPTVLELCSTLFYKLDQLNSSYEKHIDNVFMQQK; from the coding sequence ATGTCGCTTAGAATATTCATTCTATTACTATCACTATGCTTCGGAGGAAAACTAATGGCTTTGGAAGAGCTTACAATTCGAGAAGCTATCAATAAAGCCGCTCGTCAACAAACCTTAACTCAGCGTATCGCAAAGGTTTATTTGGCACTCAACAACAATTTATATGAGCCTAAATTTTATCAAGAAAGAGATGCTGCTATTGAGCTCTTTCAAAGTCAACTCGATGAGCTAAAGTGGTATACACCTACGGACAAAATCAAAGCCTCTCTAAAGCATGTACAAACTCTTTGGAAAGACTACAAAGCTGTTGCTGATTGGTCCATCAACAAAGAAGGTGCGACAGAATTGCTTAGATTGTGTGATGAAATACTGTATGCCTCCAACTTACTATTTATCTCTTACGAAGAATATGCACAAGAACTCAGTAAAGATGCCTTTAATAATACGGAAACACTAGATATTATCAAATTGATACAAGCAACGGGAACACAACGAATGTTAACCCAACGCATCATGCTGTTCTATTTAGCCGCCAAACAAAACATTGATCCTAGTACAGCCAAAAGAAAACTAGACAAAGCTGTTGAAGAATATAAAAGCACGCAAGAAAAGTTAGAAACGGCCGAGTTCCATTCTCAAGAAATTCGAACAGAACTTCAAAAAATTCAAGAAAATTGGAAAGCCTTAAACGGACTTCTTGGCAATTTAGATAATGATGTAGATGAAGTTAATCAAATGATGTCATTAGCAGATGATATCTCTCAAAAAGCAGATAAAATTTCCATTTTATACGAAGCACTAGGTATCAAGTTAACCATTAGTAAAGCGATTAATCTGGCTTCTTACCAAAATATGTTAACACAACGTATTGCCAAATCGTATGTAGCAATTGCTTATGGTTATGCACCAGCCAAATATAAACGTGAGATTTTAACCTCTATTGATCTTTTTGAAGAACATATGCTATCCATGACTCGCTCATCAGGGGCAACAGAGGATTTTAAAGCAACCGTTGGAGTTGTAAAAACCATGTGGAAAAATTATCGCAAACTAGTTACTTCTTGGGAAAAAATAGACGAAATTAGTGTTGTCAAAGTTCTTGAAAAAGGACATGTTATGATGGCTACTTGCGATCGAGTTGCTCAAGAAATAGAGGTATTAGCCAAAACTATTCCTGATTACAAAGCATTCTTTGTTAAAGAAAATGGTACCCCCACAAACAAACAAGAAAATATTGCACACCAAATGCACTTAGCAGGTTTGCAACGAGTTTACTCTCAAAGAGTTGCTATCTACTACATTATGAATGCGCTTGAAATTGATGCCCACCTTTCTAGTCAGCGTATGAAAAATACCATTAATGATTATAATAAAAACATGCAAGATATGCTTGCATCACCAGTCAATAGCAGTCAAATCAATGCCGAGCTAAAAGAGGCAAAAACAGCCTGGGCAGCCATAGAAAAACATTGTGCAACGCCTAACCAAGACTCGATTCCTACTGTATTAGAACTTTGTAGTACACTATTTTACAAATTAGACCAATTAAATAGTAGCTATGAAAAACATATTGACAATGTGTTTATGCAGCAAAAGTAA
- a CDS encoding type IV pili methyl-accepting chemotaxis transducer N-terminal domain-containing protein, with protein MYRQTLLWFALLTGLTYPSYTISSPTLVNEKDKNLTIREALNIAMRQQTLSQRIAKVYFALNNNLYEPKFYQERDQAIETFDSQLEKLKNYAPTDKIKQAIKNVRELWLEYKKVASWSINEKGATKLLTQCDHMLRASTHLVASYEEYAQELGELYRNSELSDIIKLIKETGNQRMLTQRIMLFYLAAKQDIDKDACIKKLTATSKEYDLVVAKIANAEINSPKIQVEIKEIQKYWSGLSNYIQFFDKDPAYVNSMLLLSNELTQKADKIAAMYQDLGKKLSISKTLNVIAYQNMLTQRIAKSYVAMTYKYAIPKHKRELVASIDLFEEQINSLQRSAPTEDTKEAIRVVNLMWKNYRKLALDWQDMNDISVGKLLEKSHVIMASCDQVAKAIEDYAQTIPEYKAFYEQNDHEKGAQNNIAQQVYTVGVQRVYSQRIVVYFIMNALGKDSQLSQERLYQCFQKYEEGYELLNNSSINTQAIKQVLHSSQKEWEIIVKASKNNPQEAILTILDHSDTLFSKLDKLNELYEKLMDKLIVQ; from the coding sequence ATGTATCGTCAAACATTGCTATGGTTTGCCCTACTAACTGGGCTAACCTACCCTTCTTATACCATCTCCTCTCCTACTCTCGTTAACGAAAAAGACAAAAACTTGACGATTCGTGAAGCACTAAACATCGCCATGCGTCAACAAACCTTGAGTCAACGTATAGCCAAAGTTTACTTTGCATTGAACAATAATCTTTACGAGCCTAAGTTTTATCAAGAAAGAGACCAAGCCATCGAAACATTTGATTCTCAGCTAGAAAAGCTTAAAAATTATGCTCCTACAGATAAAATCAAACAAGCTATTAAAAATGTTCGAGAATTATGGCTCGAATATAAGAAAGTTGCTAGTTGGTCTATCAATGAGAAAGGTGCCACAAAACTACTGACACAATGCGATCATATGCTTCGTGCTTCTACTCATTTGGTTGCTTCTTATGAAGAATATGCCCAAGAGTTAGGTGAATTGTATAGAAATAGTGAGCTATCTGATATTATCAAATTGATCAAAGAAACGGGTAATCAACGAATGCTAACCCAACGTATCATGTTGTTTTATTTGGCTGCCAAGCAAGATATTGACAAAGATGCTTGTATCAAAAAACTAACAGCAACCTCTAAGGAATACGACTTGGTTGTTGCCAAAATTGCTAATGCAGAAATTAACTCTCCTAAAATTCAAGTGGAAATCAAAGAAATACAAAAGTACTGGTCGGGCTTAAGTAATTACATCCAATTCTTTGATAAAGATCCTGCCTACGTCAATAGTATGTTATTACTATCCAACGAATTGACTCAAAAAGCCGATAAGATAGCTGCTATGTACCAAGATTTAGGGAAAAAGTTATCCATTAGCAAAACTTTAAATGTCATTGCTTATCAAAATATGTTGACGCAACGGATTGCCAAATCATATGTCGCTATGACCTACAAATATGCAATCCCCAAACACAAGCGAGAATTAGTCGCCAGTATTGATTTGTTTGAAGAACAAATTAATTCGTTGCAACGATCTGCCCCCACAGAGGATACCAAAGAAGCCATACGTGTTGTCAATCTTATGTGGAAAAATTATCGAAAATTAGCCTTAGACTGGCAAGATATGAATGACATTAGCGTAGGGAAACTCTTAGAAAAAAGCCACGTCATCATGGCTTCTTGTGATCAAGTAGCCAAAGCTATCGAAGATTACGCACAAACTATTCCTGAATACAAAGCTTTTTATGAACAAAACGATCATGAAAAAGGTGCTCAGAACAATATTGCTCAACAAGTTTATACTGTTGGTGTACAACGTGTTTATTCGCAACGTATTGTCGTTTATTTTATCATGAATGCCCTAGGCAAAGATTCTCAATTATCACAAGAACGCTTATACCAATGCTTCCAAAAATACGAGGAAGGCTATGAGCTTTTAAATAATTCTTCTATCAATACACAAGCGATTAAACAAGTCTTACACAGTAGCCAGAAAGAATGGGAAATCATTGTCAAAGCTTCTAAAAACAATCCTCAAGAGGCTATTCTCACTATTTTAGATCATAGCGATACTCTGTTCTCAAAGTTGGATAAATTAAATGAGTTGTATGAAAAATTGATGGATAAATTGATCGTACAGTAG